Below is a window of Ahaetulla prasina isolate Xishuangbanna chromosome 1, ASM2864084v1, whole genome shotgun sequence DNA.
CTTataaagttcaaattaatttcagCGTGTGacttatttttcctccttttaaaaatgtttggtcTCCCTCATCTCTCTGTTTTTGCTCTTAGTAGCTGCTAAAATCTCCAGCCAccaattttctaattaaattaatataaagaGCATCTTGCTCCATTGTATTGCTATCACAGAGcgagaaaaacaaaagaacatgTAAAATCAGTAGTTCGTGAAGACTGTTTCTGCTGATATATGGCTTTGTCAGAAGAGTTTATGATTAACAATTATGCACAATATTGAAAGCAGCTGGTGTTAGTTCTGCTAGATTCCAGATGTCTGTGCCAAAAGAAGTTTGTGTGGTTGAAAATAATGTTGTTATAGGAGACATCTCCTCCCTAAATCTGCCTCGAAAATTCACTGAAATTGAGCAGCCTGTTACAAATGCACTCAAagcaagcagtgtttctcaacctcagcaacttcaaGCTGTATggacttgctggggaattctgggagttgaaatccacaagtcttaaagttgccaaagttggacccGCCTGATCTAGTGGTTTTCCCAAACCTGGTATTTGTATTCTCTTTTGGGAGCTAGAGTTTTCTAGACACGAATGGTTGatatgccaattgccaagagCCACATGGCCCCAACATAAAACAGGGTTTCCATTAAGTGCTGCAGGCCATAGTCTCCCCTGAAAATGAAGGAGAAAAGCCACTTATTTTCAGCTGAGGAGCTTAAAATGTGGGCTGCAGCCTTAGCTATCAGAAGGCATTGAACTGATTTAGGCAATTTCATTCCCAGCTGCAATCAAGATTGTTTCCTAATCCTGCTGTGTGGAGTTTGGGGAAAGCTAGCCAAGTTCTTAATTGGCCTAGAGCCTGGACCCTCTGGAGGTGTTGAACTGCTAGCATTGAGACTCACAACAGCGGTAGACCCACACATCTGGAGGACACCTAGTTAGTTAGGGAAGTTATTACCAACAAAGCTAAATTATACTTTAAATGGGGGGGGGACACCATGATTTTAGGGCGCGAGTTATCATCCAACTTCATAGCACAACCCAGAAATATTCTCCATCGTTGTGGCTGACCTGCATCCATCTCAGAAAAGAGTTACTTCACAGATGAGCATTTCTGGGGCCAGAACTTCCTGCTGTTTTCTGCCTTGGTTGGACTTTGGGTTCCCGCTGTTTTCTACAAGCAGGTTCAGTGATCTGAATCTTCCCATCTGCAGGTTGTATGATGCATCAGAATTCATTAATCGCCTTgaacatttctggaaaaaaatattgcgGTCTTGCTGGCATTTTGTCTTGATTCAATTTTTTAAGATTTTCCTATTAAAAGCCAAGTTGTTCAAAAGTGACAACACATGCACATTAGTCATCAATCTTCTGCACAGAGCGTTGCAATGATTCTTCAACATCTGTTCTTTATCTACTTTGGTGCAGCAGAGAAAACCTTCTGGacaatggaaaaaatatttcaggaaaaacaaggaaaatcaCCTGCTGCCATTCTACAAGTTTAATTTTGTGGTTTCTCAGAGTGgcctgaaatattttattttgatccTTTTCAGGAGatgcttggaaaaaaatatttagtttcTCCAAATTTTCTTTTGGGGCTCAGCAAAAGCCATATGCTCCCTGACTACTTTCTGCTGCTTCACTCTTAACCTTTGGGGTAACTGCTAACTTTATTAAGCTTTAGCACATGAAAACAAAGCAAGTTTGAGCCAAATTATGACATTTTTCATTAAACAAAGTTCTCTGCTAGAATCGAAAGTAGTTAGAAATAATATTTCACAACCAATTCCTatacaaaaaaaacacacacaccaaccCACGTATTTGAAATATACAGGATTGAGCAGCAtaatggcctagaggtggagctctcacctcacaatcagaaggctgtgaggtttgtggcagatatttctttctctgggcacaaagggaaaatatctgctgtgaacttcacttaggcatcaggaagggcatccagccagtaaacgctcagctccattaaGTTGTCCTGACTCCACCCTGATGCAAGGGATGacagggttgttaaaagaaaaacagatttcATATACAGAACTACTTCCCAGATTCAGGATTATTTCCTGTATGTAATTTAAATTTCTCCATGTGATTCAAACTGTtcccatgtgattaaaatttcctCTATGTATGATTAGAGACTGACAGGGAGCAGTGACATGCTGGTAGGTCCAGACTTCTCAGACATTCCTTGTCATCAACCCCACAATCCTTCATGTTGTTTTACTTGGGAACTGAATTGCAAATTTCAGAGAAGTACATGACATTTTCTTTCacttagaaatataaatatctatGTATTCTAATTACAGTGGTGTCCAAAGGCTTCAGAATGACAAAAGCAACATCACACTGCAAGCTCTACCTCTTTGTGAGTGGGAGGCAGTGATGTTTCAAAGCTCATAGAAAAGAGTCACAATGGTAAAACAGAGCTTGCATCACACTGCCCCTTCCTTCTGCCTCCCTGCAGACACTACTGTCCAGATGTTGACTCTTATGGCCCCAGATTTGCCATTGCTCAGAGATTATAGGAATTGTGATCCAAAATCTCTATAGGAGACAAGGTTGCTCACCTCACAAAATTTATTCATCTAGGAAATATGATCAGGCTGATTTCTTTAGACAGATGAAATCCTCAAGCATTTTTAGCTAGCTTGGAGCTTATGGACTCCGTAGATTGGCTCACACATTACATTGCAAATTGTTTGATTTGGTTTTAACAATTTGGGTAAAGTCAGTCAGGATGGTTGTAAACCATGACTTATGGACTAAAATGTTGTGCGAATTGTGTAAACCAACTGTGATTTTATTCAGGAAATAAACTTTTACGGTCAGAATTTCAACGGGTCACAATAAAATAGCTCATAGTATTCTCCCATCAGCCCTAGTAAGGACTTTTATTGCAATAGTAAAATCTCCCACATGAAATTCTAAGGAGGGTGGTTTTATAGCAGGTGGTAGTATTTTTCTTGCTACTTTCTTTATGTctataatatattttttcccaGGATGTTCCTCAAGGCCTCGTTAACATGGCATTCTCCAATCATTGAATGAGGGGAGGGGAATTTCAGCATATATTCTGCTGCTGTACCGGCTGAACCCCATCCTGCTACCAGAACACAAAGATCCAGTAAGGGTGTTTGTAGAGATTTAATGCAAGATTAGTTAAAGAAAATAATTGGTGGTGTCCCGtgttttcattttccttccagctaggggggggggggaaccaatcCAATTAATTGTTCTCCTTAACATGCAGTAGAGTAAGATTAGGCATGTTGCCTGAGTGATAAATCACATATACAGATGCCCTATGTGTCTTTGATCATTCTAAATAGTAGAACCCTTTTAAAATAGCCTATTTAACAGATAATGGGTGTGAGACACTTCATTCTGTGAACCTGTCATTTAGAATGTTTATGAACATGGGTCTAGCATTCTTTGGAATGTAGCCCTGATAGATCACTTCCAAGGTGGAAATGCAGAGAAGGGACTTTATGGAGCAAGGACATTGGAAAAACATTTTTGCAAGGATATTTCTGGGTTTTGCAATGTGTCCTTTCTCTACTTTCATCTAACATTCTGTTATTGAGCAATAATATCCATTCCTATATAACTCCTCTGAAATTCTCTCCAAGATCGAAGTGACCGCCTGAAGCTTCACAAGGGCTTTGATCTGCAAAATTTCCTGCATCACAACTGTCTCAGGTTTTTTTTCTATCCCATACAGTATATATCCCCTTTTGGCATTTGGTGAGTTGAGTTCCTGGCAAGATTATGAAGGCAGAATTAGCCTAGGTATGAAGAAGTTGTCAATATTGAAGAACTGAGCAAGAGAAAGCAAGTTAGATGCATCTTTGTATTAATGTTATATAGAAATAGTGGCCACCAAGAAATCCAACTGTGAACTTGCggtcagaagcagtggtgggctgctgccgattCAGAcaagttcaggagaaccagtctccccggtgctatgccatcctatttacccACGTTTTTTAAGCCGTGGGCATGTGTGCAAGCCACAcgagtgagcaaagcacatgggtGGAAGGccacacacatgcgcagaaggcgcactcacattttcggtgctgggcgaaccagttgttaattcatgtgccgccCACTTCTGGTCAGAAGTACGTAGAAGTATCCTATGAATGCAATTGGGATGGTTCCATATGAAAGAACAATAACTGACACCTTGACACTGGTGCCATCAAAGCTAGAGTAGAGTAGGAAAATTGTTTATCCATttccctccacccacccccaacacCAATAGTGTTGAGGGCAGCATAGGTAGCAGCAAAATGCCACAAACACAGCAGCTGCATGATACACCAATAATGTAGACCATTCAGTTGTAGTATTCCTGAGTTATTCcccagaaataataaaaatggcgTAAATAGTACAGCCACATATAACCTATATTATAATTCTTGCTAACAGACCCAAcaacagacagcaagagggccatattggtgcagtggttaggacgcagtattgcaggctaattctgcccaacgacaggagtttgatcctcacctgctcaaggctgactcaatcTTCTGTTCTTCCAAagtcaggacccagattgttgggggcaatatgctcactctgcaaaccacttagagagtgcagTAAAGCACTCTGAacagaatataagtctaagtgctattgctactgctgtaTTCATGAGCTATGAAGTGTAAGACCTGAGAAGTACCTTGGAAAATGTGAGTCAGGGTTTTCACAGTCAAGTGTCTCTGCAGAAGCCAGATCTCTCCAAAAGTCAAATTCAAAGTGACCTGGGATGGTTGCTGGAGTGCCTACAGGGGAAGGGTGTGTCTCAGTAATCTGAAGCTGGCATTTCCCAGTCCCTGACCATATTATCAGCCATAACGCCAATCAAATATAATGGCTCAGCTCCATggcaaaataactttaaaaatagaatagattgtTTTGAGATGTTTCCACTATAGGCTGAAGAGGAGATGAAGCCAATGTCACAAGCACCTGACTAAGAAAAATGGCATCTTTGCACTATAGGTTGGGCAGGCATGACGTTGGCTCCTTAGAAAGTCTCACTATTTCTGAGAACAAGACATATGTTCCATGATAAATGAGTGGGCTCTTTATGACAATCGTTCAGCAAGTTAAAGCGTGCAAAGGAATAATTTCCAGTCAATTTTCTCTATGTTCCATGAGTCCATTCCTTGAAGCCAAGTACCTTACAGGCTTTAAACAATTTAGTGTGGTTTTTAATGATTTGTCTCCACAGCAGTGGAAATAACACAACCATCTCTGAGTGCTCTGGTTAATAACTTTGTTGCTGTGTCTCAAGCAGAAGAAGATTCTGTGCCCTCTTTGTGGGGGGTTTGAAGCTTCTGCTATGGACAAAGGATCTTGGGTCCAGGTAATCCAATGCTTGGCTTTCAcaagtgtttcatttttcttgggATGAAGGCTCAAACACTTTCTCCCAGTAGAATGTTTCCATCGAGTTAGCCATGAGGTTATGTGGTtttccagaagactttgagagggCCAAGAgatttccatctccatctctaagCACATGGCTAGAAGAtatattttcttccctttcccttgATTGCCTAAAGACATTTCTGAAATTGGGCTTACCACAACTTCCTCAATTACTTCATGTCTCAGGCTCATGAGACAATATGTACATTGGAAGAGTCTGCCAGATTGGGCTTAAAGTCCAACTTCTCCCAATCTCCTGTTACGTACGTTGCTTCTGCTGGCATACCAGGACTTTTTGCTGAGAAAAAAATTGGCTTGTATCATTTCTGGATCCAAAAGTATCTTCTCACTTAGGTTAAGAATCAACCCAGTTCTTTATGGTCTGCTTCAGGACTGGGAATTCTTCTAAATATCAGCATCACCTCCATTAGAAATTACTGGAGCTGTATACTAACGACTGATTTCCATCCCTGATTCACATTCATTCATAATGTTTTTCTAAATAGCTCCGTAAAGTTTTggttagttttaaattatacATTCCTTCAGTGGATGTTGGAGCAGAAAATAGCAGCAACAATAATCTTGTTGCATTCTTGTGTGATGCTCTACTATAGTTTTAAAAACTTTCAGGGTCATTTGCTAATGCTGCCCCTCATTGAAAGTAGATTTTGTTTGAGAGGGAAAAGTGGCTTCTTGTTACCCGACCTCCATCTAGTGTCCGAACAGGGCCAATTTGCCAGAGCTGGAACCCACTAGTCTAGTAATGCTTAATGGGTATGAAATGCTGCAAAGCTtttatagaaaatgtggaataaatatcAGTAAGAGAGAAACGAGGTTGGTTcgcaaatagcttttaaatggaCAGTGGTAAAAATTGATCAGGAAATCTGTCAGTAACATGACTTTGAGGGTATGGAATATGGAGTAGATTTTGGCTGGCTCCTGAACTGCTGTACAGATGGgggaaaaaacatatttattgCATTGACATTAACATACTGAAAGCTCTTTTGTATTACGGTTCCAGGCAGCACTGTCAGCAATTGTAGTCATCAAACACCTACGTAGAAATGCCAGAAATCTCAGAGGCAAATGTTGCTTTgggttatataatgtattggtagatatataatgttgttgttagttgagaagtcgtgtCTGACTTCGTTAGTTTAATATATATTAAACTAATACTTTAGTTTAATATATATATGTTCTAACTGTATTTTCAGGGTATCAGCTGAAACAACATGTCACCTTGAAGCCAACACCAACCATCAATGCAAATATTAACCATTATTTGGTTCGGGGTTATCTGTAATTGAGGAAAACACTGTACATGCTAGTTTTGGAAAATTGTTGTGTACAGCACTCTTATCTCTGAATTGTACGCATAGTTGCACACATTTTTCCATAAACGTCTTGCTAGAGCAATCGTGCAGTTTGTTTATATAGCTTTGCTTTTCATAGATAAGTAGAGAGAAactgttatttatttttccagCTTTCCTAGATATTTGGGGTAATTGAAGGAAACATCAAGAACCACTTTAATGTCACATTgtaagttctagtcttgccttaggaatGAAGCCAGGTGGATATCCTTCAGCCagtccttctcccctccctcagttATAAAAAGGCCAGGGCAACCCAGTTtgggaaatcttgccaagaaaactgtaggggttTATCCAGGCAATTACCAGGAGTCAGGACTGAGTTGAAGGcacataattattaattaaagcaaatgttaataatttaaatcttttaaagACTGGGAATATAAAAATCTTCTTGAAGTAGAATACTGCAGGAACAACAACAGCAAACTGCGTGTTTGTCAAAAGGACGAAACATGCATCTTGATATCACAATGCAAGTATAAAAGTTGTCGAGATTATATAGCACCATGTTACATCATTCCCAGCCCTCACAGATACCCAAGGAAAACTGTATTTTTGTCCTTGGCATTTTATTGCTAAATTTTGGCAAATATGATCAAGAAGAGTGCCAAGGAATCCACATATGGATTTATAGATTATCACAGATAATATGGAGGCACTATCCCGGTACAGAGAAAGGAACAATGGTGTAGACATTAGAGAGTTAACAAATTCAGAAAACAGGGTAGTTTAGCCAAAGATTTGATTCAAGGGGGTAGATTCTCTCCGATAGCTGGGGAAGAAACTCTGCCATTCTCATCAAAGGGAAGATTTGGAACAGTAATTGAGAAGACACAGCATTAAGCTTTActtcactggaaatttttaagaaaatgttggataaccatctgactgagatggtgtagggtttcctgcctgggcagggggttggactagaaggcctccaaggtcccttccaactctgatgttatgttatgttatgtcctgAAAGCACGGAGTAAATTACTACATTGCTTGCTTAACATCCAGTCAAGGAAGATTATTAAGTCTTGCGAGAATTCAGTGCTCCATTTGCAAGATTTCAATTGGCAGTCTCAAGAGAtgtcaaatgctttttaaaaatgtcttattttcatttatttctgttCATCTGTGCCGGAGTGTCGAACTGGTGGCCTGCGgaccggatgcgtcatgtgcaggccacgcccaccccagctccgcgaagggaaaaaacatcataaaatgtcacatgatgtgacaccacaagtttgacacccgtgaccaTTTGTAAAATTATAGGATGATGTCTGAAGTCTGAAAAGTTTACTAATCTCTGGCAAAAGTTTTTATGGATTGCAGTACACTTGGTACAGTGCTAAGAAAAGGTTAGGGTTTTTAGAGAAAGTAGGTTGGGATAAGAGTGAGAGTGGAAAATTAGAAATGGAGAATGGTTGAGTGGTGAAAGGAAAGGTGAGAAACAAAATTATCTCTAGATTGTGACTATTAGAAAAGCAGTAATTAACCACAGTGTAATTACTAATAAATTAGTTATCACATGTAGTCTGActggaatgtaaaaataaaatcttaactCCCCCGATGAATTATCGTTCAATTGTTTtgctctttgtaatttttttttccaaggtgGCTACCCTGACATTTATGGAAAGATGTCAAAAGGAAACATCATGGTCTTCCATTGGTTTTTCAGTATTGGTGTTTATGCTATCAGGTCTTTTATATACAGGATATACCAAAAGTCAGATCCCGCAGATAATTTATTATACAAATTAACATTAAATGTTCAAATTggtttctgttttcttctaaatAGTTCTTTACTTGTTTTGGCATGTGGACTTTGAACCTTCCTTAGTAACATTTTCTCTGAAAAAATATATTGTGCTAGGCCTATGGGGCCTGACTTTTGTTGCATCCTTTTATACTGTATTATTTCCCTCAGTtggtctctctttttcctctcctttcttacctattgatgtgtgtgtgtgtgtgtgtgtgtgtgtgtgtgtgtgtgtgtgtgtgtgtgtgtgtgtaaacatgaACATTGTAATAGAATTTTTATAACATtcttatagaatggaatggactcatgatttaaacaaaataataaaaaataaaaccttctaACCCTTAAGAACCATGCTTGGTATTATGGATACTTTTAATCCCAGTCTGACATATCAGTGGGGTTTGGTTTTTAATTGGTGTCTTCAAATCAGTCTTGATTCCTGCAACTACACGGAAGCGGTTCCCACAGTTTTCCTAACAATATTCCAGAAGTAGTTTGTAATCGACTTCTTCATACAGTTGAgagacagtgattggcccaaaatcacccaattgGCTTCCCTGCTTAAGGTAGACCTAAAATCTGGGTCTCTCTACTCCTAGTCTAGCACCTTAATCACTATATAAACCTGGCTAGTGAAAAAGCATTTGTGGGGTTAGGAGCAGAAATTGTTTCCTTCTCATATCCACAAGGTGGATAAGCATAAGAaagtgtagggtttttttttagccATCATTCTATAATTTTACTTCTATTTCTAGTTCTTTCcctataatattttttaaatctcatCAAACACTTAGAAAACCAGAATGTGGACTTACCAGGAGATGAATCATTCATAATTACTAAGGATGCTGGGGTGGGCCTTCGTTTCCTGATCTGCAGAAATCATAGGTACAGGCAGATGGATCAAATATAAATGCAAGCAGCTTTCTCTAAATTCACAGTTCATGAGAAGTTACTAAGCTAAGACAAATAGAGCTAAGTATTCAAATCATTGACTTCTTTTAATCACCATCAAAATCAGAACAAGCTGATTCCGCTTTCTAGTTtttgaacaaaaacaaaacacagcaagttACCATGAATTTGTACTGTTAGTATTActaacaccagccagagcatagaaaaactcaaggaagtagtgcaagatcgggAGATGCGGGGAGATGTGGTACACAGAATTgccaagaatcagacacaactgaaaggatatcatcatcatcatcatcagtattACTAGTATatcacttctttttttatttttacttttttaagttTTCCATATTGTGCTGGGTTTCAAATTCAGTAAGACCCCAAAAGCCAAGAATAATCAAATCTGCTGATCAAGTGTTGTGGAAGGAGTGTGAAACCCTGGATCTGTGTGTAGTTTCCATCCCAAATGGCATGTTAGCTATATCCCAGAGCTTTCCCATCCCAGAGCTTTTCCATCCCAATTGTGCAATGAGATTTTAAATTCCAGTTAGATTCTCTTGTCTAAGATGACAACATGGCCTGTCTCACAACTATGCAACATTCTCACTGTAATGCTACCCACCCCACCAATGCCAACCCTGACTGAAAATACTGGACACCTGGATTTCCAAAAAGCTGGATTTCATTGTGTCATACTGATTGGCTTCCTAACCCTTCAGTGATCAATCAGATGTGGGCCCAAATCATTTTTCTGATATCAGGAGACACTGTAGGGATACACATTTGCTCCTTATAGCATACCACAAATTGCTTTTAGTAATGGAAAATCATTTCAAAAGCCATTTGGTTTAGACTACAGACATCAAGAGTTGAAAGCAGGAAAATGAAATCACAGTTGCATTAATCTATTGTAAATCACTAGCTGGTTTGAAAGTCATTATCGTGTCCTCTTAATAGCCAAGAAGCATAATGTTATATTTGCACAAAATCCAATACTTTGATCTTTAGCATGTATGCCTTTGGCCAAGAATCATCCATTATATGGGAACCCTATAATGATATGGATGTCTTATGCCGCACAACGTTAAACGGGAGAAAATACAGCCCTTCTCAACTTGGTACCCCCAGATCTAACATGACTTCAGCTCCCAACATTCCTTTAAAAACTCTCGCTGGCTTATTATTTGGAGCGTTATAATCCCTTGTAGCTCTACAGTGTACTAAGTCAAAGAAATAGCACATGACCTTAATACTAGGAATTTCTATGTCTACATACAGAAAGATGACTAAAGAAATTGGTATCTTGAAAGCCATTTTTCACTCagaaagtatatttatttatagcaGAGGGATGAGATGTGAAGCTTTTCTTGAGTAGGAGAATAGCATCTTAAATGTTTTCTGCATAAGAATATCTCATTCTGCTCAGGCTTTGTCCGTTTTCTAAGACTGTCATCCATGACCCTTTTTTCTAGTGATAGTTCTTTTCGTAGTGGTCATCTCAGCTAGAACATTAACAGTGGAACCCCCACATATACTTTCTCAGTTATAAATTTGATTCAGCTCAATGGGACTCGGCAGACTCAAAGATGCACAACTGCAACTAGGTTAGTCCATTCTGGAAATCAAAAGCTTAAATCTGAGAAGCAATTCCAAGAAACAGCCTGATCTGCAGGTATAACCATGCACTGTCAGTGAGGGGAACataccattttaaacagtcaaagAGAAGATGGTTTCAACCTTCATCAATGTTTGTTCTATGATGCTGATAGTACTGTATTGTTTTGAAAATATGATAACATAAATTTAGGCTAGTAATGTGACTGCTCAGAAATTGCCTTGGAAATATTGAATATCTAGAAATAATACCCCTTTCTTGACGTGCTTTCTCCATTTGAAGATGCAGGAAATCCTCTCATCCATCTGTCATTTATAGCCTTTCAACTGAACTTTCTTCTtacctatcaatcaatcaatctgctaGCCTTAAATACCGTCAACAATTTCTATATGCAAAAATCCCACGCTCACTATTGGAATATTTCTCTTTTTAAGAGAAAAAGGTTTGCTCAGAAAAAACACTCACCTAGGGTATCCCAAAGACAaatctcctcccttctcttctttctctctctttccttctctcttttaacAACAGAGAATTCTTATAAAATCCCTGAACTTCCTGCAAAGTTGCACTCCACTTTCCACATTTAGAAACATGGTCCCCATAACAATCTTTTATCTTCTTTCATAGGCAGTGAAGATAAAACCAGCTTACCTGTTCGGCTGCTTCAGAATCTATTTGACTTTGAAATAATGGTACAGCGAATTGTATCTTTTTAGGACTGTTTGGTTCCATGGCAGTACTTAGGAATAGCAGAAGTAGGGGGAGGGGAAGATCTGGCCTCCCGAAAGGAGAGACAAAAaagttccttctcttcttctcttctggcAAACTTCTTGCG
It encodes the following:
- the PPP1R1C gene encoding protein phosphatase 1 regulatory subunit 1C isoform X2, with the translated sequence MEPNSPKKIQFAVPLFQSQIDSEAAEQIRKRRPTPASLVIMNDSSPEIDEKRMNNNSQDELQNVSPKQRKQSVYTAPAMKGTVQELSI